A single genomic interval of Streptomyces showdoensis harbors:
- a CDS encoding SIS domain-containing protein, giving the protein MGESKLAGQFFDAAIGLLQKVRDEEADAISEAGKAIAGAVAAGNRLFAFGAGHSSLAAQDVVYRAGGLALMNLLAVPGVVGVDVMPATLGSALERVDGLAGAVLDSSPARAGDVLIIISLSGRNALPVEMAMNARALGLTVIGVTSVAYATETKSRHVSGTYLKDHCDVVLDSKIAIGDAELTHEGIEAPFAPASTVVTSALMQATMAAAAEELVRLGIEPPLLRSGNVDGGHEWNGRVMTEYGDRIFFRH; this is encoded by the coding sequence ATGGGCGAGAGCAAGCTGGCCGGACAGTTCTTCGACGCCGCGATCGGCCTGCTCCAGAAGGTGCGGGACGAGGAGGCGGACGCGATCTCCGAGGCCGGGAAGGCCATCGCCGGGGCGGTCGCCGCGGGCAACCGGCTCTTCGCCTTCGGGGCGGGCCATTCCTCGCTCGCCGCCCAGGACGTCGTCTACCGCGCGGGCGGTCTCGCGCTGATGAACCTGCTGGCCGTGCCGGGCGTCGTCGGCGTGGACGTCATGCCCGCGACCCTCGGCTCCGCCCTCGAACGCGTGGACGGACTGGCCGGCGCCGTCCTGGACTCCTCCCCCGCGCGGGCCGGCGACGTCCTGATCATCATCTCCCTGTCCGGCCGCAACGCCCTGCCGGTCGAGATGGCGATGAACGCCCGCGCCCTCGGCCTCACGGTCATCGGGGTCACCTCCGTGGCGTACGCGACGGAGACGAAGTCGCGGCACGTCTCGGGGACCTACCTGAAGGACCACTGCGACGTCGTCCTCGACTCGAAGATCGCCATCGGCGACGCCGAGCTCACCCACGAGGGCATCGAGGCCCCCTTCGCCCCCGCCTCCACCGTCGTCACCAGTGCCCTCATGCAGGCCACGATGGCGGCCGCCGCCGAGGAACTGGTCCGCCTCGGCATCGAGCCGCCCCTCCTCCGCTCGGGCAACGTGGACGGCGGCCACGAGTGGAACGGCCGCGTGATGACGGAGTACGGGGACCGCATCTTCTTCCGCCACTGA
- a CDS encoding PAS domain-containing protein produces the protein MSASTGSASDTARVPGVPGADLLAALLDGMDAALCALDVDGTVTHWNREAERILGWSAGEAVGRRGFDGWAARSADAEETLARLMRAMTAPGRQVHEFALLRKDGGRVLVRTQTAGVRGADGGPAGVYCAFSEVHVQVDLERSIALSEALFEDASWGVVLVDVDLRPAVVNAYAARALGTARTTPLGRPLGEIVTQGVEQLEAALQHVLAAGAPPEPADLWVTLRGPRGDRRRCWRSGFVRLASPLAEAPEPVPLGVGWLFQDVTEARLAAQEADRLRFRWSQLHRAGAAAAECEDPREAAAVLLDFALAGFADHVLVDRTLPDGRLARALATPAGAPGPVTPAVTGGIPLPYPPSHPALQSLSRQGPARATATPDTPDWSTARLWPPDMAHALCVPLRSRARTLGIATFLRSPSRPAFAREDAVYAETVAGRVAAELGRAGGPEA, from the coding sequence ATGAGTGCTTCGACGGGTTCTGCCAGCGACACGGCGCGGGTTCCGGGGGTGCCGGGGGCGGACCTGCTGGCCGCCCTGCTCGACGGGATGGACGCGGCGCTGTGCGCGCTGGACGTCGACGGGACCGTCACCCACTGGAACCGCGAGGCCGAGCGGATCCTCGGCTGGTCGGCCGGGGAGGCCGTCGGCCGGCGGGGCTTCGACGGCTGGGCCGCGCGCAGCGCCGACGCCGAGGAGACCCTGGCCCGGCTGATGCGGGCGATGACCGCGCCGGGCCGCCAGGTGCACGAGTTCGCGCTGCTGCGCAAGGACGGCGGGCGGGTCCTGGTCCGCACCCAGACGGCGGGCGTGCGCGGGGCCGACGGCGGGCCGGCCGGGGTGTACTGCGCGTTCAGCGAGGTGCACGTCCAGGTCGACCTGGAGCGCTCCATCGCGCTGAGCGAGGCGCTGTTCGAGGACGCGTCCTGGGGCGTCGTCCTGGTCGACGTGGACCTGCGCCCGGCGGTGGTCAACGCCTACGCGGCCCGCGCGCTGGGCACGGCCCGCACGACGCCGCTCGGCCGCCCCCTCGGGGAGATCGTCACGCAGGGCGTCGAGCAGCTGGAGGCGGCCCTCCAGCACGTCCTGGCCGCGGGCGCGCCGCCCGAGCCGGCCGACCTGTGGGTGACGCTGCGCGGCCCGCGCGGCGACCGCCGCCGCTGCTGGCGCTCCGGCTTCGTCCGGCTCGCCTCCCCGCTCGCCGAGGCGCCGGAGCCGGTCCCGCTGGGCGTCGGCTGGCTCTTCCAGGACGTGACCGAGGCCCGTCTCGCCGCGCAGGAGGCGGACCGGCTGCGCTTCCGCTGGAGCCAGCTGCACCGCGCGGGCGCCGCGGCGGCGGAGTGCGAGGACCCGAGGGAGGCCGCCGCCGTCCTGCTGGACTTCGCGCTGGCCGGCTTCGCCGACCACGTCCTGGTCGACCGGACCCTCCCGGACGGCCGCCTGGCCCGCGCCCTGGCGACTCCGGCCGGAGCCCCGGGCCCGGTCACCCCGGCCGTGACGGGCGGCATCCCCCTCCCGTACCCGCCGTCCCACCCGGCCCTCCAGTCCCTGAGCCGCCAGGGCCCGGCGAGGGCGACCGCCACCCCCGACACACCCGACTGGTCCACCGCCCGCCTGTGGCCCCCCGACATGGCCCACGCCCTCTGCGTCCCCCTCCGCAGCCGCGCCCGCACCCTCGGCATCGCGACCTTCCTGCGCTCCCCGTCCCGCCCGGCCTTCGCGCGGGAGGACGCGGTGTACGCGGAGACGGTGGCGGGGCGGGTGGCGGCGGAGCTGGGCCGGGCCGGTGGACCCGAGGCCTGA
- the pdxH gene encoding pyridoxamine 5'-phosphate oxidase: protein MREQYRTMELTVADLAPEPIEQFSRWFKETAATPAIHEPNAMVVSTATPDGRPSSRTVLLKHYDEGGFVFFTNYGSRKGRELTDNPYVSLLFPWHPMARQVIVTGRAVRTGRDETVAYFRTRPHGSQLGAWASHQSTVIGSRAELLARYEELAARYPQDEQVPVPPEWGGFRVVPETVEFWQGHENRLHDRLRYVREDAAGGTTWQVERLSP, encoded by the coding sequence ATGCGCGAGCAGTACCGGACCATGGAACTGACCGTGGCGGACCTCGCACCCGAACCGATCGAACAGTTCTCGCGCTGGTTCAAGGAGACCGCCGCGACCCCGGCGATCCACGAGCCGAACGCGATGGTCGTCTCCACCGCCACCCCCGACGGCCGCCCGTCCTCGCGCACCGTGCTGCTCAAGCACTACGACGAGGGGGGTTTCGTGTTCTTCACCAACTACGGCTCGCGCAAGGGCCGGGAGCTGACGGACAACCCGTACGTCTCGCTGCTCTTCCCGTGGCACCCGATGGCACGGCAGGTCATCGTGACCGGCCGCGCGGTCCGGACCGGGCGGGACGAGACGGTGGCGTACTTCCGCACCCGCCCGCACGGCTCGCAGCTGGGCGCGTGGGCCAGCCACCAGTCGACGGTGATCGGCTCGCGGGCCGAACTCCTGGCCCGCTACGAGGAGCTGGCCGCGCGGTACCCGCAGGACGAGCAGGTGCCGGTGCCGCCGGAGTGGGGCGGCTTCCGGGTGGTGCCGGAGACGGTGGAGTTCTGGCAGGGCCACGAGAACCGGCTCCATGACCGGCTGCGGTACGTGCGCGAGGACGCCGCCGGGGGCACGACCTGGCAGGTGGAACGCCTCTCCCCGTGA
- a CDS encoding citrate synthase 2 produces the protein MSDFVPGLEGVVAFETEIAEPDKEGGALRYRGVDIEDLVGHVSFGNVWGLLVDGAFNPGLPAAEPFPIPVHSGDIRVDVQSALAMLAPVWGLKPLLDISAEQARDDLARAAVMALSYVAQSARGQGLPMVPQSEIDKAETVVERFMVRWRGEPDPKHVKAVDAYWTSAAEHGMNASTFTARVIASTGADVAAALSGAVGAMSGPLHGGAPSRVLGMIEEIERTGDATAYVKQALDKGERLMGFGHRVYRAEDPRARVLRRTAKELAAPRFEVAEALEKAALEELHNRRPDRVLATNVEFWAAIVLDFAEVPAHMFTSMFTCARTAGWSAHILEQKRTGRLVRPSARYTGPGVRDPRQIEGYEDIAG, from the coding sequence ATGTCTGACTTCGTACCGGGGCTCGAAGGAGTCGTCGCGTTCGAGACGGAGATCGCCGAGCCCGACAAGGAGGGTGGCGCGCTCCGCTACCGCGGGGTCGACATCGAGGACCTGGTCGGTCACGTCTCGTTCGGCAACGTCTGGGGCCTGCTGGTCGACGGCGCCTTCAACCCCGGTCTGCCCGCCGCCGAGCCCTTCCCCATCCCGGTGCACTCCGGCGACATCCGCGTCGACGTGCAGTCCGCGCTCGCGATGCTCGCGCCGGTCTGGGGCCTCAAACCGCTTCTGGACATCTCCGCCGAGCAGGCCCGCGACGACCTCGCCCGCGCCGCCGTCATGGCCCTGTCGTACGTCGCCCAGTCGGCCCGCGGCCAGGGGCTGCCCATGGTCCCGCAGAGCGAGATCGACAAGGCCGAGACCGTCGTCGAGCGCTTCATGGTCCGCTGGCGCGGCGAGCCCGACCCGAAGCACGTCAAGGCCGTCGACGCCTACTGGACCTCCGCCGCCGAGCACGGCATGAACGCGTCCACCTTCACCGCCCGCGTCATCGCCTCCACCGGCGCCGACGTCGCCGCGGCCCTCTCGGGCGCGGTCGGCGCCATGTCCGGCCCGCTGCACGGCGGCGCGCCCTCCCGCGTGCTCGGCATGATCGAGGAGATCGAGCGCACCGGCGACGCCACCGCCTACGTCAAGCAGGCCCTCGACAAGGGCGAGCGGCTCATGGGCTTCGGCCACCGCGTCTACCGCGCCGAGGACCCCCGCGCCCGCGTCCTGCGCCGCACGGCCAAGGAGCTGGCCGCGCCGCGCTTCGAGGTCGCCGAGGCGCTGGAGAAGGCCGCCCTGGAGGAGCTGCACAACCGGCGCCCCGACCGCGTCCTCGCCACCAACGTCGAGTTCTGGGCGGCCATCGTCCTGGACTTCGCCGAGGTCCCGGCGCACATGTTCACGTCGATGTTCACCTGCGCCCGCACGGCCGGCTGGTCGGCGCACATCCTGGAGCAGAAGCGCACCGGCCGCCTGGTCCGCCCGTCCGCCCGCTACACCGGCCCGGGCGTCCGCGACCCCCGTCAGATCGAGGGCTACGAGGACATCGCGGGCTGA
- a CDS encoding isopenicillin N synthase family dioxygenase, producing MSYTSQLPIVDLSAADRGPQARRLLHAQLHSAAHDVGFFQLVGHGVTEAETRALTGAMRAFFALPEADRLALDTTNSPHFRGYTRIGDERTAGARDWRDQLDIGAERPAHVPGPQEAPYWWLQGPNQWPVALPELRLAALNWIERLSGVAERLLHELLTSIGAAPDFYDDAFGPRAHPHLKLVRYPGSSGEGDDQGVGAHKDYGFLTLLLQDHVGGLQVEREDGVFHDVPPLPGAFVVNLGELLEVATDGYLVATNHRVVSPPGATERYSVPFFYNPRLDARIAPLQFPYAAAAPGVTTDPANPLFAEYGRNELKGKLRAHPLAAARHHADLLLGRDRSAGPAQPAQPAMSS from the coding sequence ATGAGTTACACCTCGCAGCTCCCCATCGTCGACCTCTCCGCCGCCGACCGAGGCCCGCAGGCCCGCCGGCTGCTCCACGCGCAGCTCCACTCCGCCGCCCATGACGTGGGTTTCTTCCAGCTCGTCGGGCACGGCGTGACCGAGGCCGAGACGCGGGCGCTCACCGGCGCCATGCGGGCCTTCTTCGCGTTGCCGGAGGCGGACCGGCTCGCCCTGGACACCACCAACTCGCCGCACTTCCGCGGCTACACCCGGATCGGCGACGAGCGCACCGCGGGCGCCCGCGACTGGCGCGACCAGCTGGACATCGGCGCCGAGCGGCCCGCGCACGTGCCGGGCCCGCAGGAGGCCCCGTACTGGTGGCTCCAGGGCCCCAACCAGTGGCCCGTCGCCCTGCCGGAGCTGCGCCTCGCGGCGCTGAACTGGATCGAGCGGCTCAGCGGCGTCGCCGAGCGGCTGCTGCACGAGCTGCTGACGTCGATCGGCGCCGCGCCCGACTTCTACGACGACGCGTTCGGCCCGCGCGCCCACCCGCACCTGAAGCTGGTCCGCTACCCGGGCAGCAGCGGCGAGGGCGACGACCAGGGCGTGGGCGCGCACAAGGACTACGGCTTCCTGACGCTGCTGCTCCAGGACCACGTGGGCGGGCTCCAGGTGGAGCGGGAGGACGGCGTGTTCCACGACGTGCCGCCGCTGCCGGGCGCGTTCGTGGTCAACCTCGGCGAGCTCCTGGAGGTGGCGACGGACGGCTACCTGGTCGCCACCAACCACCGCGTGGTGTCGCCGCCCGGGGCGACGGAGCGGTATTCCGTGCCCTTCTTCTACAACCCGCGGCTGGACGCCCGGATCGCCCCGCTCCAGTTCCCGTACGCCGCGGCGGCGCCCGGGGTCACGACCGACCCGGCGAACCCGCTGTTCGCCGAGTACGGTCGCAACGAGCTGAAGGGCAAGCTCCGCGCCCATCCGCTGGCGGCGGCCCGCCATCACGCGGACCTGCTGCTGGGCCGCGACCGGTCGGCCGGGCCGGCCCAGCCCGCTCAGCCCGCGATGTCCTCGTAG
- a CDS encoding TetR/AcrR family transcriptional regulator, with the protein MAALTGPKQDRSRATRQRLLEAAVSCLAEHGWAGSTVAVVAERAGVSRGAAQHHFPTREDLFTAAVEYVAEERSQALRELPAVGRQEAVAALVGLFTGPLFRAALHLWVAASDEDQLRARVTELEARVGRESHRMAVALLGADESRPGVRESVQGLLDMARGLGLATLLTDDRARRDRVVAQWARLLDEALG; encoded by the coding sequence ATGGCGGCTCTGACCGGCCCGAAGCAGGACAGGAGCCGCGCCACCCGGCAGCGGCTCCTGGAGGCCGCGGTGTCCTGCCTGGCCGAGCACGGCTGGGCGGGCTCCACGGTCGCGGTCGTCGCCGAACGGGCCGGCGTCTCCCGGGGCGCCGCCCAGCACCACTTCCCGACCCGCGAGGACCTGTTCACGGCGGCGGTCGAGTACGTCGCCGAGGAGCGTTCCCAGGCCCTGCGCGAGCTTCCCGCCGTCGGCCGCCAGGAGGCCGTAGCGGCCCTGGTCGGCCTCTTCACCGGCCCCCTCTTCCGGGCCGCCCTCCACCTGTGGGTGGCCGCCTCCGACGAGGACCAGCTCCGCGCCCGCGTCACCGAGCTGGAAGCCCGCGTGGGCCGCGAGTCGCACCGCATGGCCGTCGCGCTCCTCGGCGCCGACGAGTCCCGCCCGGGCGTCCGCGAGTCCGTCCAGGGCCTCCTCGACATGGCCCGCGGCCTGGGCCTCGCCACCCTCCTCACCGACGACCGGGCCCGCCGCGATCGGGTCGTCGCCCAGTGGGCCCGGCTCCTGGACGAGGCGCTGGGCTGA
- a CDS encoding enoyl-CoA hydratase family protein, whose protein sequence is MSQSQNLIEASTDRGVTTLALDSPATRNALSAPLVAELADALSACGKDPAVRAVVLTHTGSTFSAGADLKAPPGPYAFVDLLRQIVELPKPVVGVVEGHARAGGLGLLGACDIVVASDAADFALTEVRIGVAPAVISLTLLPKLDQRAAARYYLTGERFGAAQARAMGLVTAPAADLDGILDGLRGASPQGLRASKRLVTARVLEAFERDAEELVQLSASLFASAEAREGMTAFLERRDPAWRL, encoded by the coding sequence ATGAGCCAGAGCCAGAACCTGATCGAGGCATCCACCGACCGGGGCGTCACCACGCTCGCCCTGGACTCCCCGGCGACGCGCAACGCGCTGTCGGCCCCCCTGGTCGCCGAGCTCGCCGACGCGCTGAGCGCCTGCGGCAAGGACCCGGCGGTGCGGGCGGTGGTGCTCACCCACACCGGCAGCACCTTCAGCGCGGGCGCCGACCTGAAGGCCCCGCCCGGGCCGTACGCCTTCGTGGACCTGCTGCGACAGATAGTGGAGCTCCCCAAACCGGTCGTCGGCGTCGTCGAGGGCCACGCCCGCGCGGGGGGCCTCGGGCTGCTCGGCGCGTGCGACATCGTGGTGGCCTCGGACGCGGCGGACTTCGCGCTGACGGAGGTACGGATCGGGGTCGCGCCCGCCGTGATCTCGCTGACCCTGCTCCCCAAGCTGGACCAGCGGGCGGCGGCCCGCTACTACCTGACCGGCGAGCGCTTCGGGGCGGCCCAGGCGCGCGCGATGGGCCTGGTGACCGCTCCCGCCGCCGACCTGGACGGCATCCTCGACGGGCTGCGCGGCGCCTCCCCGCAGGGGCTGCGCGCCTCGAAGCGGCTGGTCACGGCTAGAGTCCTGGAAGCCTTCGAGCGGGACGCGGAGGAGCTGGTCCAGCTGTCCGCGTCGCTGTTCGCCTCGGCCGAGGCACGCGAAGGGATGACGGCCTTCCTCGAACGACGGGACCCAGCATGGCGGCTCTGA
- a CDS encoding 4-coumarate--CoA ligase family protein, with the protein MVFHSEFADVPAVSLPIHDAVLGRAAEFGDLPALVDGAAGAAGAAGAGELTLTYGQIDVFHRRIAAGLAEAGVRQGDVLALHSPNTVLFPVAFYAATRAGAAVTTVHPLATPEEFAKQLRDSSARWIVTVSPLLATARAAAELAGGVEEVLVCDTAEDCRSLQSFLGSTAPEPVLDIDPAADLAALPYSSGTTGVPKGVMLTHASIATNLAQLEPLMPMGPGDRILAVLPFFHVYGLTALMNAPLRRGATVVVLPRFELDGFLAAIERHRINALYVAPPIVLALAKHPAVADYDLSSLRYIVCSAAPLDAALAEACSARLGLPPIRQAYGMTEMSPATHLVPLDAVNPPPGTVGKLLPSTEMRLVALDDPAREAGPGEEGEIAFRGPQVMRGYLGRPEATAAMIDADGWLHTGDVGRVDEDGWLYVVDRVKELIKYKGFQVAPAELEALLLTHEGIADAAVIGVADEDGSEIPKAFVVRQPAAKELTGDEVAAFVAERVAPYKKIRRVEFIETVPRAASGKILRRELREPRDRA; encoded by the coding sequence ATGGTGTTCCACAGCGAGTTCGCGGATGTTCCGGCCGTCTCCCTCCCCATCCACGACGCCGTCCTCGGGCGGGCCGCCGAGTTCGGAGACCTCCCGGCGCTCGTCGACGGTGCGGCCGGTGCGGCCGGTGCGGCCGGGGCGGGGGAGCTGACGCTCACGTACGGCCAGATCGACGTCTTCCACCGGCGGATCGCCGCGGGCCTCGCCGAGGCGGGCGTCCGCCAGGGGGACGTGCTCGCCCTGCACAGCCCCAACACCGTGCTGTTCCCCGTCGCCTTCTACGCCGCCACGCGCGCCGGGGCGGCCGTGACCACGGTGCATCCGCTGGCCACGCCGGAGGAGTTCGCCAAGCAGCTGCGGGACTCCTCCGCGCGGTGGATCGTCACCGTGTCGCCGCTGCTGGCGACGGCACGGGCGGCGGCCGAACTCGCGGGCGGCGTCGAGGAGGTCCTCGTCTGCGACACGGCCGAGGACTGCCGCTCCCTCCAGTCCTTCCTGGGCTCGACCGCGCCCGAGCCGGTCCTGGACATCGACCCGGCCGCGGACCTCGCCGCCCTCCCGTACTCCTCCGGCACCACCGGCGTCCCCAAGGGCGTGATGCTGACCCACGCCTCCATCGCCACCAACCTCGCCCAGCTCGAACCGCTGATGCCGATGGGCCCGGGAGACCGGATCCTGGCCGTGCTCCCGTTCTTCCACGTGTACGGCCTGACGGCGCTGATGAACGCCCCGCTGCGGCGCGGCGCGACCGTGGTCGTGCTGCCCCGCTTCGAGCTGGACGGCTTCCTCGCCGCCATCGAGCGGCACCGGATCAACGCCCTCTACGTGGCCCCGCCGATCGTCCTCGCCCTCGCCAAGCACCCGGCGGTGGCCGACTACGACCTGTCCTCGCTGCGCTACATCGTCTGCTCCGCCGCCCCGCTGGACGCGGCCCTCGCCGAGGCCTGCTCGGCCCGGCTCGGGCTGCCGCCGATCCGCCAGGCTTACGGCATGACGGAGATGTCCCCGGCCACCCACCTGGTCCCGCTCGACGCCGTGAACCCGCCGCCCGGCACCGTCGGCAAGCTGCTGCCGTCCACCGAGATGCGGCTGGTCGCCCTCGACGACCCGGCGCGGGAGGCCGGACCGGGCGAGGAGGGCGAGATCGCCTTCCGCGGTCCGCAGGTCATGCGGGGCTACCTGGGCCGGCCCGAGGCCACCGCGGCCATGATCGACGCGGACGGCTGGCTGCACACCGGCGACGTCGGGCGGGTCGACGAGGACGGCTGGCTGTACGTCGTCGACCGGGTCAAGGAGCTCATCAAGTACAAGGGGTTCCAGGTCGCCCCGGCCGAGCTGGAGGCCCTGCTGCTCACCCACGAGGGCATCGCCGACGCGGCCGTCATCGGGGTCGCGGACGAGGACGGGAGCGAGATCCCGAAGGCGTTCGTGGTGCGCCAGCCCGCGGCGAAGGAGCTGACCGGCGACGAGGTGGCCGCCTTCGTGGCCGAGCGGGTCGCCCCGTACAAGAAGATCCGCCGGGTGGAGTTCATCGAGACGGTGCCGAGGGCAGCGTCGGGGAAGATCCTCCGCCGAGAGCTGCGAGAACCGAGGGACCGCGCATGA
- a CDS encoding acyl-CoA dehydrogenase family protein gives MSSSIIESPEHTALRAAVSALGHRHGPGFDRASLWAEAGKLGYLGVNLPEEYGGGGGGMAELSIVLEEAGAAGAPLLMMVVSPAICGTVISRFGTEGQKRAWLPGLADGSRTMAFGITEPDAGSNSHRITTTATRTEDGWVLNGRKVFVSGVDIADATLIVGRTSDARTGTLKACLFIVPRDTPGFERRQIEMELAADEKQFELVLDDVHLPADALVGDEDAGLLQLFAGLNPERIMTAAFAIGMGRYALAQAVKYAKERQVWKAPIGSHQAIAHPLAQAHIELELARLMMRKAAALYDAGDDMGAGEAANMAKYAAAEACVRAVDQAVHTLGGNGLTKEFGLARLITAARVARIAPVSREMILNFVSHQSLGLPKSY, from the coding sequence ATGAGCAGCAGCATCATCGAGTCCCCGGAGCACACCGCGCTCCGCGCCGCCGTCTCCGCGCTCGGCCACCGCCACGGCCCCGGCTTCGACCGGGCGAGCCTGTGGGCCGAGGCCGGCAAGCTGGGCTACCTGGGCGTGAACCTGCCCGAGGAGTACGGCGGCGGGGGCGGCGGCATGGCCGAGCTGTCCATCGTCCTGGAGGAGGCGGGCGCGGCCGGCGCGCCGCTCCTGATGATGGTGGTCTCGCCCGCCATCTGCGGCACGGTGATATCCCGCTTCGGCACCGAGGGGCAGAAGCGGGCCTGGCTCCCCGGTCTGGCCGACGGCAGCCGCACCATGGCCTTCGGCATCACCGAGCCGGACGCCGGCTCCAACTCCCACCGCATCACCACCACCGCCACCCGCACCGAGGACGGCTGGGTCCTCAACGGGCGCAAGGTCTTCGTCTCCGGCGTCGACATCGCCGACGCCACCCTGATCGTCGGCCGCACCTCCGACGCCCGCACCGGCACCCTCAAGGCCTGCCTGTTCATCGTGCCGCGCGACACGCCGGGCTTCGAGCGGCGGCAGATCGAGATGGAACTGGCCGCGGACGAGAAGCAGTTCGAGCTGGTCCTGGACGACGTGCACCTGCCGGCCGACGCGCTGGTCGGCGACGAGGACGCGGGCCTGCTCCAGCTCTTCGCCGGGCTCAACCCGGAGCGGATCATGACGGCCGCGTTCGCGATCGGCATGGGCCGGTACGCCCTCGCGCAGGCGGTGAAGTACGCCAAGGAGCGGCAGGTCTGGAAGGCCCCCATCGGCTCCCACCAGGCCATCGCCCATCCGCTCGCGCAGGCCCACATCGAGCTGGAGCTGGCCCGGCTGATGATGCGGAAGGCCGCCGCGCTCTACGACGCGGGCGACGACATGGGCGCGGGCGAGGCCGCGAACATGGCGAAGTACGCGGCCGCCGAGGCCTGCGTCCGGGCCGTCGACCAGGCCGTCCACACCCTGGGCGGCAACGGCCTCACCAAGGAGTTCGGCCTGGCCCGGCTGATCACGGCCGCCCGGGTGGCCCGGATCGCCCCGGTCAGCCGCGAGATGATCCTCAACTTCGTGTCCCACCAGTCCCTGGGTCTCCCCAAGTCGTACTGA